In the Deltaproteobacteria bacterium genome, one interval contains:
- a CDS encoding fibronectin type III domain-containing protein: protein MINRSSPPVLPSAPVDLVAVAIGGCQAILAWTECGAVGLGFRIERAACNSPCTPFVEIGGVGPHVTAFRDGSLKPRATYSYRVHAWNASGNSSPSNVVEVTTPKAGTELPADKE, encoded by the coding sequence ATGATCAATCGATCTTCGCCTCCCGTCCTTCCTTCTGCGCCTGTCGATCTGGTGGCGGTCGCCATCGGCGGTTGCCAGGCGATTCTGGCATGGACCGAGTGCGGGGCCGTCGGACTCGGGTTCCGCATCGAGCGAGCAGCCTGTAACAGCCCTTGCACCCCATTTGTAGAGATCGGCGGGGTGGGGCCGCATGTCACGGCCTTCCGCGACGGGTCCTTGAAGCCTCGCGCGACTTACTCCTACCGGGTACATGCATGGAACGCCTCCGGGAACTCGTCGCCCTCCAATGTGGTGGAGGTGACGACGCCGAAGGCCGGGACGGAACTGCCCGCCGATAAGGAATGA
- a CDS encoding efflux RND transporter permease subunit, which yields MQKLAEICIRRPVFAAMLILALVVVGSTSYLRLGVDRFPSVDLPTVSIRTQLPGASAEEVETGISRRIEEVVNTVEGIDELRSISGPGTSVVIVTFNLNRDIDTAAQDVRDRVATILKDLPKDATPPLVSKFDNDQQPVLTVALAGDRPLRELTELADKVVKIRLERSAGVGEVRIVGGLERAVNVWVEADRLAAFGIPITDVRDAIVRQNADAAGGNVTRGARESTLRTIGRLADPRAFDDLVVATIGGAPVRIRDIGRAEDGTREQRSTARLNGVPTVVLEVRRQSGANTVAVIEDAKRSLAAAAGELPAGVGLTVVQDQSRYIYSALHEINVHLILGSILASLVVLAFMRSWRATVIAAVAIPASVISTFGMMWVLHFTLNSVTMLALVLMVGIVIDDAIVVLENIFRFVEEKGMSPFEAARAATADIGLAVMATTFSLVVIFIPVSFMSSISGRFLYQFGITAAVAILVSLLVSFTLTPMMSARLLGGDAARTQGAPQSRGGFYRWIDAGYERLLSLALRHRGVVALVSVAVMLSTIPLYGLIRQDYLPANADEGEFNVSVTAPQGTSLAGMDGIMNDIVAEIRTVPGVRMVLSTAGGGFIGGVSEGRAYIRLAPHEERVFSLSRLVRSTAGWDPLAAFRGNRSQLQVMQEVRRRLRKVRDLRVSVRNLTGFNIGGGSFDIDFVLRGPDLKALSTYAESLRDRQESLGLLDADTTLKLDKPELRVEIDRARAADLRVDPERVGTAVRLLVGGDEEVSRFKDPSNNEDYKVALRLREEDRADPATIGRLVVSREGGGVAQLESVARIERVPSASRIDRLDRQREVRLRASVAPGFAMADRLEALRAAVAAMNLPAAYTTRVSGRGRELERTFGEFVWAFALSIVFMYMILASQFENLVHPCIILLSIPLCVPFALLSIWLTGNTLNLYSALGILVLFGVVKKNAILQIDHMNNLRAGGMDRASAILQGNRDRLRPILMTTLTFVAGMLPLAVGSGPGAEERRVIAVVVIGGQTLSLLLTLLATPVVYSLLDDLALAFRRRKGIASTSSGCSEP from the coding sequence TTGCAGAAGCTCGCCGAAATCTGCATCCGTCGCCCCGTCTTCGCGGCGATGCTCATCCTGGCGCTGGTGGTCGTAGGCAGTACCAGCTACCTCCGTCTCGGCGTCGACCGGTTCCCCTCGGTGGACCTGCCCACCGTCTCTATCCGCACCCAGCTCCCCGGCGCCTCCGCGGAAGAGGTGGAAACCGGGATCTCCAGACGCATCGAGGAAGTGGTCAACACCGTCGAGGGGATCGACGAGCTGCGGTCGATCTCGGGGCCGGGCACCTCCGTCGTGATCGTCACCTTCAACCTCAACCGGGACATCGACACGGCGGCCCAGGACGTGCGGGATCGCGTCGCCACCATCCTCAAGGACCTGCCGAAGGACGCGACGCCGCCCCTGGTTTCGAAGTTCGACAACGATCAGCAGCCGGTCCTGACGGTGGCCCTGGCGGGCGACCGGCCCCTCCGCGAGCTGACCGAGCTGGCGGACAAGGTGGTGAAGATCCGCCTGGAGCGGTCGGCGGGCGTGGGCGAGGTGCGGATCGTCGGCGGATTGGAGCGCGCGGTCAATGTGTGGGTGGAGGCGGACCGGTTGGCCGCCTTCGGGATCCCGATCACCGACGTGCGCGACGCGATCGTCCGGCAGAATGCCGACGCCGCCGGAGGCAACGTGACCCGGGGCGCCCGGGAGTCGACGCTCCGGACGATCGGCCGCCTGGCCGACCCTCGCGCCTTCGACGACCTGGTGGTCGCCACGATCGGCGGTGCGCCCGTTCGCATCCGGGACATCGGCCGGGCGGAGGACGGGACCAGGGAACAGCGCTCCACCGCCCGGTTGAACGGCGTCCCCACGGTGGTCCTCGAGGTGCGGCGCCAGTCGGGGGCCAACACCGTCGCCGTCATCGAGGACGCGAAGCGCAGCCTTGCCGCCGCCGCCGGGGAGCTCCCGGCGGGGGTCGGTCTCACGGTGGTCCAGGACCAGTCCCGGTATATCTACTCCGCTCTGCACGAGATCAACGTGCACCTGATCCTCGGGAGCATCCTGGCCTCCCTGGTCGTCCTGGCCTTCATGCGAAGCTGGCGAGCGACCGTGATCGCCGCGGTCGCCATCCCGGCGTCGGTGATCTCCACCTTCGGGATGATGTGGGTTCTCCACTTCACGTTGAACAGCGTGACGATGCTCGCCCTTGTCCTGATGGTCGGGATCGTGATCGACGACGCGATCGTCGTCCTCGAGAACATCTTCCGGTTCGTGGAGGAGAAGGGGATGTCGCCGTTTGAGGCCGCGCGGGCCGCCACGGCCGACATCGGGCTGGCCGTGATGGCGACGACCTTTTCGTTGGTGGTCATCTTCATCCCGGTGTCGTTCATGTCGAGCATCTCCGGCCGTTTCCTTTACCAGTTCGGCATCACCGCGGCCGTGGCGATCCTCGTGAGCCTCCTCGTGTCCTTCACCCTGACCCCCATGATGAGCGCCCGGCTGTTGGGGGGCGATGCGGCGCGGACACAGGGCGCCCCGCAGTCCCGGGGCGGTTTCTATCGGTGGATCGACGCCGGATACGAGCGGTTGCTTTCCCTCGCCCTACGCCACCGGGGGGTCGTGGCGCTGGTCTCGGTGGCCGTCATGCTTTCGACCATTCCCCTGTACGGGTTGATCCGCCAGGATTACCTCCCGGCCAACGCGGACGAGGGAGAGTTCAACGTGAGTGTGACCGCCCCGCAGGGCACGAGCCTGGCCGGCATGGACGGGATCATGAACGACATCGTCGCCGAGATCCGGACCGTGCCCGGAGTGCGGATGGTGCTCTCGACCGCAGGGGGCGGGTTTATCGGCGGGGTAAGCGAGGGGAGGGCGTACATCCGGCTTGCCCCGCACGAGGAACGCGTCTTCTCGCTCTCCCGGCTGGTGAGGAGCACCGCGGGCTGGGACCCCCTCGCCGCGTTCCGCGGAAACCGCTCCCAGCTTCAAGTGATGCAGGAAGTGCGTCGGAGACTCCGCAAGGTTCGCGATCTTCGCGTCTCGGTCCGGAACCTCACCGGGTTCAACATCGGCGGCGGAAGCTTCGATATCGACTTCGTTCTCAGGGGACCGGACCTCAAGGCGCTTTCGACCTACGCGGAGAGCCTGCGCGACCGCCAGGAATCCCTTGGGCTTCTTGACGCCGACACGACGCTGAAGCTCGACAAGCCCGAGCTGCGGGTCGAGATCGACCGGGCCCGCGCCGCGGACCTCCGCGTCGACCCGGAGCGGGTCGGTACGGCGGTCCGGCTCCTGGTCGGCGGGGACGAGGAGGTCTCGCGCTTCAAGGATCCCTCCAACAACGAGGACTACAAAGTGGCGCTCCGGCTCCGCGAGGAGGACCGGGCCGACCCCGCGACGATCGGGCGGCTCGTGGTCTCGCGGGAAGGCGGAGGGGTGGCGCAGCTCGAAAGCGTGGCGCGGATCGAGCGGGTGCCGAGCGCCTCGAGGATCGACCGTCTCGACCGGCAGCGCGAGGTTCGCCTCCGGGCCTCGGTGGCGCCCGGGTTCGCGATGGCCGACCGGCTGGAGGCGCTCCGTGCCGCGGTGGCCGCGATGAACCTGCCCGCCGCCTACACCACGCGCGTTTCCGGGCGGGGGAGGGAACTCGAGCGGACGTTCGGCGAGTTCGTCTGGGCCTTTGCCCTGTCGATCGTCTTCATGTACATGATCCTCGCCTCGCAGTTCGAAAACCTGGTCCACCCCTGCATCATCCTGCTCTCCATCCCGCTCTGCGTCCCCTTTGCGCTGCTGTCGATCTGGCTCACGGGGAACACCTTGAACCTCTACTCGGCGCTCGGGATCCTCGTCCTGTTCGGCGTGGTCAAGAAAAACGCCATCCTCCAGATCGACCACATGAACAACCTGCGGGCGGGCGGGATGGACCGGGCGTCGGCGATCCTCCAGGGGAACCGGGACCGGCTTCGACCGATCCTCATGACGACGCTCACGTTCGTGGCCGGCATGCTCCCGCTGGCCGTCGGCTCCGGCCCGGGCGCCGAGGAGCGACGCGTGATCGCGGTCGTCGTCATCGGCGGCCAGACGCTCTCGCTCCTGCTCACGCTGCTCGCGACGCCGGTCGTCTACTCGCTGCTTGACGACCTGGCCCTGGCTTTCCGGCGACGCAAGGGAATTGCCTCCACATCCTCCGGATGCTCTGAACCATAG